In the genome of Candidatus Tanganyikabacteria bacterium, the window GGAGCCGGGGCCGGGTTCGGCTCGAGCAGCGAGAGCTGGGCCTTGGGTGGCGGGGATTCTTGTGCGCCCGGGACGATGGCCTGCCGCACCGCGCTTCCGCCGGAGAATAGGCCGTGGTACCTCACCGGCCTACGTGCACCCGTCGCGCTGGGAAGCGTGCAGCATCTCGCTGCTCGAATGCCTGGCGGTGGGACTGCCGCTCGTGGTCACCCGCTGGGGCGGGCATCGAGAGTGGTGCCCGGAGGATCTGGCCTACTACGTGGACTGCCGGCCGCAGATGAACGACTTCGGCCGGGCCGCGGAACCGGTACCCGAGTCCTTGCGCCGCCAGATGCGGCACGTCTACGAGCATCAGGCGGAGGCCCGGGATCGCGGGCTGCGGGCCAGCGCGCACATCCGAGAGAACTACACCTGGGATGCCGCCGCCAGGCGCATGATCGAGCTGCTAGGGGGAGGGACCGTCCAGGTGCCTCGCGTTGCCGCCAGGTGATGTGCCGGCCGGCCGGCCGCTCAAAGCAGGCGGCCGAGGCGCTCGCGCAGCTCGCCGGCCATCTGCAGCCCGTGCGCCGGACTGTGCCCCGTGGTCTCGATGGCCAGCGCCATTCTCCCCCCGGAATCTTCCCAGTGAAGCCAGTAGACGTGCCGTCCGTCGTCCGTGCCACGCGGTGCCGCCTTGACGCCATTACGGGGGGCGCGGAAGGCCGCCTCCGCGAAGCGCACCCGGTCCACCCACGGCAAGGCGCACAGCATCTGCTCGAGGCGCGGCAGCGCCTTCGGCCGGTGGTGCGAATCCTTGCCAAGCACGAAGACCTCGTCTCGCGGCGTCCCCGAAGCGGGGGCCTCGACCGGAGTGCGCGCCGGTCGCGAGCCGGCCGCCGCGGCGAGCCACGGGAGGTAGACGAGGGTCCGGAACCGCTCGTGGACGTAGCAGACCGGCACGCCGTTCTCCTGGCCGGCGATGGCCATCACCATCACCTCGGCCTTGAAGCCGCCGGTCGCGGCGAGCGTCACCCTGGACTCCTCGCTGGCGCCGATGAGCGTGCGGAGCAGGAAGGCCAGCCGCTCGAGGGCGCTGCCCTCGCCATCAGGCTCGTAGTGGATTCCAGGCAAGCGGTGGAGCCTGACGTGCCGCTGGCCCCACCCGTCCCGCAAGAAAGTCTCGAGCGTCTCCGCGCATTCGAGGCCCTCGGGCGTGTCCGAGTGCAGGAGGTGGACAATGTCGTCCGGCCGTAGGTCCAGCCGCCACAGGGTGTTGGTCTCGGCGCTTGCCAGCTCCGGCTCGGTGTCGCCGAGCCAGGCGACGGCCCTCGAGAGGTCGCCGATCTGCGGCTGGCCGAGCCAGGGCCGGCGTTTCTCGGGCGGGAGATCCTTGTCGTGGTTGGTCAGCAACGAGGTTCCCACGGTGGCGATGATGGTCTGCGGCATCTGCTCTCCATTTGCGTCCGGAATCCGGCAGCGGCCGATGGTACCTCAGTCTGGTCGGACGGCGTAACGTCCGAGGCCAAAAGTGGTGCCCTTTCCCACCTGTGCCCACTGCCCGAAGCGGATCAACGGCCAGAGTTCCCGGAGGGCTGCGCCTTGCAGGTGAAGATCGCCGATCACCGCCTGCCAGCGCATGGTCCGGCCCTGGCGCGTGGACAGGCGTTCCACCTCCACCGGGCGGAGATCGGCTCGCACCTGGACGCCCAGCCCGCACTCCCGCGGGTGGAATCCCGGCTCCCAGGCCGGGTCGCCATAGAGGGATGCAAGTGCCCGGGCGCGGCGCACGAGCGCGATGGCCAGCGACGGGCCGTCGATCGTGGTCGAGAATTGACCCGCGATCTTCAGGCGCAACGGGGAGATCCATTGCAGACGCGCCCGGTCGAGGGGGCCGATCTCGGCTTCGGGCAGGACCTCGTCGAGGCCCAGGAACCCCAGCGTAACCCTTCCGGGCCGGCCCGTCCGGGCTCCGAGCCCCATCTGGCCGGCCCTGCGCAGCGCGCCCGCGACCTGGGGCACGAGGGCCACCGCGGATCCGACGAAGACGAGACGGAAAGCGACCGTCTCCCCCTTTCGAACGGCGAGGGGACGCAAGTCGGGCGCTAGCCGCGGCGATTCCGGAGCGATCACCATGGGCCGCGGCACGTCTTCCCGGATACCGGGCGGACGCCCGGGTGGCGGGTCCGTTGTTCCTTCCGAGTTCGCGGCCCGCGTATCGAAGAGCCGCGGGTATGCGCAGGTCGGTTCCGCGGGGCACCCCGCGCATGCCGGCCTGGCGGGGGCGGCACAGACCTGCTCCCGCAGTGCGTGCCCGAAGGCCCCGTGGAGGGCGGTAGTGGGCAGGCCCGGCAGGACGCCGTCGTGCTGGCACCGGAACTCGGCGCGGAATGCGCGGAGATCGGGAAGGCCCATGGTAACCAGGTGTCTGCTCATCCCCGGTTCGCGAGTGCGGCCTGCCGGCGAGCGGAGTAGGCGATCCGTGTCACGGATGGGTCAACGAATGAAACCCGGGAGGGCGGAGACGCGTCCCAGGGGATCCTTCTCCTTCCTGAACTTGGCGTGCTTGAAGATTGGCTCGAACGCCTTGCTGGCGGCACCGCGCTCGCCGGCCGGGATGGCCGCCCAGAGCCCCTCCCAGTCCACCGCCGCAAAGGCACCGAGCTTCCCTTCGGAGGCGAGCACCCGCTGGACCTCGGCGGCAAGCCGGTCCCTGGCGTCGGAGCCGGCAGCGCTGGCACGCTCCGGGTGGCGCACTTTCCCGCCAGTCGGGACGGAAAGGCGCCCGTAGCCCGCGGCCGTCTTGCCGCCGATGCCCCGGACGGAAAGCGCATCGAGCAAGTACCTGAGCGCGAGTTCCGCCCAGTCGGCGTCGTCGGGCTCGACCGGCGTGATTCCGAGGAGGAAGCGGGCGTGCGGCCGGACCGTCACGAACTGGACGGGAACGGGATCGTCCCAGTCGATCGGCTCGGCGGCGGCACCGCGATAGTACTCCGCCTGGTGTGGGGTCAGCACGTCCGGGGCGAGAGGGAGATCGGAGCCCGCGGGACTGGCCGATCCCGGCACGTAGAGCGCGTCCTCGAATACCACGCGGCCGCGCTCTCCGGGATCGTCCTCTCCGATCGCCGGAGCCCCGAAAAGTGCCAGGTGGAACCTGCCAGGTGCCTGCGAGGGCCGTCCCTGGTCGTACTCGACTCCGGCCCAGGGGGAACCGGCCTCGGCGCCAAGGTGGGTGGCCAGGAAGTGGTTCAGGACGCCCTTGAGCGCGGTGGCGGGGAGGAAGGGAACGCCGTAGGTGGGGTGGAGGGTGAGGCCGACCCCGAGCGGTGCCGGATTGCCGTGCCCGAGCAGGATCCTGGCATCGGCCTGGACCTCGACCGTGAGCGCCCGGGACTGCAAGGCCGCCCGCCAGCGCTTGAACGCGGCCCGATATACACCCGGCACCTGGATGCCGCAGACCGCGTCCATGAGCTCTGGCCGCCGGTCATTCGGGACCTTCCCTTCGCCGAGGTCGAGCTTGGCATAGCGCTCGAGCCACAGGCCGGGATGGGTATCCTCGAAATGTCTGGAAACGAGCTTCGCAAGCGCATGTCGCATCTGTCCGCCCCCTAATCCAGCAGCGCCTGGGCGGACCGCTTGAGCCAAAGGGAGAACGCCAGCGTCTCCCTGGTCGCAAGCATGTACTGCCTGACGTGCTGGATGCGTGCCACGGCCTCGGCCAGATCCTGGTCGCAGCCGTCCGGCAGGATCGACCGGTCCACGAGGTGGTCGCGAAGCAGCGCCAGCAACCCTGGCGCCACAGGTGCGGCGTCACGCTTGAGGAAGGCGAGGGCCTGCAGCAGGCCGCAACGCTGCACGTTCGCGCCCAGGTCCATGGCGGCCCTCTTCCATTCGGCCTGGTGAGCGGTCAGGTTCTGCGTACTCTCGTAGGCGCGCAGCATCCGGCGCTGTTCAAGGGTCAGTGGCAACGCGTCCCTCCCTTCAGTTCGCCGAGACCGGCAGCAAGCGGGCGCGACCCCGGCCGACGGTGGCTTTTCCGCCGAACTGCAGGTCGTTCCGGGCCGCCCCGAGGCAGAACGCCATCAGCTCCTCGGCGGGAAAAGGCGCCCCCGCCCGCCGCGAATCGGTCGCCGAAGCGAGGCCGACCAGGACGGTCTCGGCCGGCAGGCTCTCCTCGTACCAGAGCGCCTTGCTGGCCACGACGCCGGTCTTGGTCAGTCGGACCCTGGCGTCGATCTGGGTGCCGGTTTCCCAGAGGAAGGTCATGGTTTCGTCGTCCAGGATCGCAAGTCGCTCTGCAAGCGTAGCTTCCTCGCCAGGGAACAGCCAGCGACCGAGGGCGCCCGCCCAGGCATCCGCGAGGGGCCCTCGGACAGACGTCAGATCCAGATCCTCCAGGAAGACCTTGGAGATTCCGGAAGGCACGAGCCTGCTGGTTGCGGTCACCAAAGCAGACTCCTCCGCGACCGCAGGGATTGCCGGCACGTCCGCGACCCTGCAGGAAACGAGATCCTGCCTGGCCAGGCGTAGCAGGAGGGGACAGGTCGCGTAGGCGAAGGTCCCGTGCAAGCTGCGCACCGGCAGGAGCACGAGGCGAGCGTCGGCGAACGCGACTGCGCCCGCATGGTCCTTGTCCCGGTCCTCGGGTTTCGGCTCCGGCCCGAACGCGGCCAGGAAGAGCTCTCGCGACTCGTCGCCGGCTCCCCGGAAGCTGTCGCGGAACACCCCCTTGACGCTGCTGCCAGGGAGGAACGGGATGTTGGTGGCCTTCAGCCGCGCGATCGGGAGATCGACGAGACCCACGGCCTGGCCGGTCCCCGGGTGGAGCGGGGAAAGGGCGTGGATGAAGTAAGCCGTCTGCAAGAAGTCCCCCTTTCGAGTGCCAGGCGCTCCTAGGCCCTGGGAGCCCGCGGCCACGCGCCGGGAACTGCCATCCCGTAACCATCGAGGAGATCCTGGCGGTCGAGGACGATCTGCCGGCACCATAGCGCCGCGAGATCGTCCCGATTCAACTCCCTGCCGGTCGCCTCGAAGTAGTAGCAGCTACCCGCCGGAACGCACAGGCGCGAGGCCTTCGGGCCCCAGGTGACCAGATCCCAGCCGCTCACCGGCACCGGGCGCGGGATGAAAGCGGCTCTCAGCACCACTGCGAGGTCCGTGCCCGGGACGCTCCCGTGCCCCGATTCGTCTATCCAATCCGGCCGCCAGCCGGCCGCAAACGGTGCTGGCGTCACGAGGACAAGCCTGAAAGAGGTGGACGGGTTCCAGCGTGATTGATACTCGGCTGGTAGAGCAAAGGGATCCGAGTTCATCGGGAGCTCCTCTGCACTGGCCATCCGCTGTTCGCCACCAAGACACAAAACCCCGAGACCAGGCGCCGGAGAATCCAGGCGCACGTAAACGCCGAGCTCCGAGCCGTCGCCCGACAGCAGGGGCTCGACCGTCTCCAGGGAGAACAGATGACCCTCGGACGCGGCCCCGGTCGCGGGATCCAGGGCCAGATGGACGTCGGTCCGTACCGCCGGAGTCACGGGGCGGCGATCGAAGGTCGCGACGGCCCCGGGATCCTCCAGCCAGCGCATGAAGGTCTGGTGCGGCCACCATCGCGGCATCTCGAGTGGCTTCTCCCGGAGGGACGGCCTGGAGCGCCACAGGTTGTCCGCCAGATCGCCGCGCCTCTCCCAGCAGCCCCTTGCCGTCCTTGCTGGCGGAAGCGGGGGGAACCAGTGAAGCCGGCCCTCGCCCTCTTCCGCCGCGAGGAGCGCGTCGGCGGGAGCGGGCCAGAGCGGCCGCCACCCGGGATCGGCGTCCCCCTGGCGCCTCTCGACGGGTAGTGGACCCGCTACGCCAATCTCCTCCTTGAGTCGCAGCCACCGATCCCGATCCGAGCCGTCCGCCCGGAAACCGCGTCCGAGGCCGACCGCCGTCCGGAGGGCGCCCGCCACCGTGGGCGGCAAGGGCCAGGATAGCGACCTGGCGGCCTGGCTCCCCGGCTGAAAGCCTCGTGGATCCTTGATCGTGAGCCCATCCCTCGGGGAGAGCACGATGGCTGCAGCGGTCAACTCGCCACCTCCTGCGCAACAGGAGGCGCACCCTGGCCGCAGCGGGCGAACATCTGCGCGCACAGGCAGAGATCCACCCAGCTTGCGGCCCTCTGTTTCAGGGCCTCGAATCCCGGCCCATGGGGCAGATCCAGTTCGATCTCGGCCGGCGTCAAGGCCGAATCCCCCGCACCTGGCTCCTTGTGTGCGACGGTGCGCCGGATCTCCTGGATGAGAATCGCCTGCCAGACGGGCGCCTGCGCGGCTCTCGGCAACCGGGCGAGAATGCCGCGGACCTCGTAAGGAAGCCCGCCCGGCAACCGACCGGACTTCAGCAGTTCGGCAACCCGCTCGATGCGGTCTGCTGGGTCGTCGTGCCACCGCCCCCTGAAGGCCGCCTCGCTGCCCACCCGCTTCTC includes:
- the cmr6 gene encoding type III-B CRISPR module RAMP protein Cmr6, with product MRHALAKLVSRHFEDTHPGLWLERYAKLDLGEGKVPNDRRPELMDAVCGIQVPGVYRAAFKRWRAALQSRALTVEVQADARILLGHGNPAPLGVGLTLHPTYGVPFLPATALKGVLNHFLATHLGAEAGSPWAGVEYDQGRPSQAPGRFHLALFGAPAIGEDDPGERGRVVFEDALYVPGSASPAGSDLPLAPDVLTPHQAEYYRGAAAEPIDWDDPVPVQFVTVRPHARFLLGITPVEPDDADWAELALRYLLDALSVRGIGGKTAAGYGRLSVPTGGKVRHPERASAAGSDARDRLAAEVQRVLASEGKLGAFAAVDWEGLWAAIPAGERGAASKAFEPIFKHAKFRKEKDPLGRVSALPGFIR
- the cmr4 gene encoding type III-B CRISPR module RAMP protein Cmr4 — encoded protein: MVPADRPRPPGSPRWLRDGSSRRVAAGSQGLGAPGTRKGDFLQTAYFIHALSPLHPGTGQAVGLVDLPIARLKATNIPFLPGSSVKGVFRDSFRGAGDESRELFLAAFGPEPKPEDRDKDHAGAVAFADARLVLLPVRSLHGTFAYATCPLLLRLARQDLVSCRVADVPAIPAVAEESALVTATSRLVPSGISKVFLEDLDLTSVRGPLADAWAGALGRWLFPGEEATLAERLAILDDETMTFLWETGTQIDARVRLTKTGVVASKALWYEESLPAETVLVGLASATDSRRAGAPFPAEELMAFCLGAARNDLQFGGKATVGRGRARLLPVSAN
- a CDS encoding type III-B CRISPR module-associated protein Cmr5, whose product is MPLTLEQRRMLRAYESTQNLTAHQAEWKRAAMDLGANVQRCGLLQALAFLKRDAAPVAPGLLALLRDHLVDRSILPDGCDQDLAEAVARIQHVRQYMLATRETLAFSLWLKRSAQALLD
- a CDS encoding glycosyltransferase produces the protein MHPSRWEACSISLLECLAVGLPLVVTRWGGHREWCPEDLAYYVDCRPQMNDFGRAAEPVPESLRRQMRHVYEHQAEARDRGLRASAHIRENYTWDAAARRMIELLGGGTVQVPRVAAR
- a CDS encoding putative CRISPR-associated protein; translated protein: MPQTIIATVGTSLLTNHDKDLPPEKRRPWLGQPQIGDLSRAVAWLGDTEPELASAETNTLWRLDLRPDDIVHLLHSDTPEGLECAETLETFLRDGWGQRHVRLHRLPGIHYEPDGEGSALERLAFLLRTLIGASEESRVTLAATGGFKAEVMVMAIAGQENGVPVCYVHERFRTLVYLPWLAAAAGSRPARTPVEAPASGTPRDEVFVLGKDSHHRPKALPRLEQMLCALPWVDRVRFAEAAFRAPRNGVKAAPRGTDDGRHVYWLHWEDSGGRMALAIETTGHSPAHGLQMAGELRERLGRLL
- the cas6 gene encoding CRISPR system precrRNA processing endoribonuclease RAMP protein Cas6; translated protein: MSRHLVTMGLPDLRAFRAEFRCQHDGVLPGLPTTALHGAFGHALREQVCAAPARPACAGCPAEPTCAYPRLFDTRAANSEGTTDPPPGRPPGIREDVPRPMVIAPESPRLAPDLRPLAVRKGETVAFRLVFVGSAVALVPQVAGALRRAGQMGLGARTGRPGRVTLGFLGLDEVLPEAEIGPLDRARLQWISPLRLKIAGQFSTTIDGPSLAIALVRRARALASLYGDPAWEPGFHPRECGLGVQVRADLRPVEVERLSTRQGRTMRWQAVIGDLHLQGAALRELWPLIRFGQWAQVGKGTTFGLGRYAVRPD